The following proteins are co-located in the Solanum pennellii chromosome 1, SPENNV200 genome:
- the LOC107025809 gene encoding 12-oxophytodienoate reductase-like protein, whose amino-acid sequence MLFLSSFSHAGPDDQVYAKPTPLPLESDKIPCIVNDFRIAARNAIKAGFDGIEINASSGGYLIDEFMNDQVHGWTDEYDETIKDSCRLALEIVEAVANEIGADKIGIKLSPFDGKKDSNSEALATYMANELSNLGVLVNLDLLSLMVNVKWSINLNNLMTTLRKQNASMTAFNVTCKAAQESHGIKKGS is encoded by the exons ATGCTGTTTCTGTCTTCTTTTTCACATGCAGGACCTGATGATCAAGTGTATGCGAAACCAACACCTCTTCCTCTGGAATCTGATAAGATTCCTTGCATTGTAAATGATTTCAGGATTGCAGCCCGTAACGCGATTAAAGCTG GATTTGATGGAATTGAGATCAACGCTTCAAGTGGCGGCTACCtgattgatgaattcatgaatgaTCAAGTCCATGGTTGGACTGATGAATATGATGAAACTATTAAGGACAGTTGTCGTCTTGCCCTGGAAATAGTAGAAGCAGTGGCAAATGAAATTGGAGCTGATAAAATTGGTATAAAATTATCTCCTTTTGATGGCAAAAAGGACTCAAATTCAGAAGCACTAGCAACTTACATGGCAAATGAACTAAGCAATCTTGGCGTTCTGGTAAATCTGGATTTGCTTAGTTTGATGGTAAATGTTAAGTGGAGCATTAACCTCAATAATTTGATG ACAACACTGAGGAAACAAAATGCTTCCATGACAGCCTTTAACGTTACTTGCAAAGCCGCGCAAGAATCTCATGGTATTAAGAAGGGGAGCTGA
- the LOC107004947 gene encoding ras-related protein RABD1 isoform X2 has translation MSNEYDYLFKLLLIGDSSVGKSCLLLRFADDSYVDSYISTIGVDFKIRTVEQDGKTIKLQIWDTAGQERFRTITSSYYRGAHGIIIVYDVTEMESFNNVKQWLNEIDRYANESVCKLLVGNKCDLVENKVVDTQMGKALADELGIPFLETSAKDSINVEQAFLTMAGEIKKK, from the exons ATGAGCAACGAATA CGATTACTTGTTCAAACTGTTGTTGATCGGCGATTCTTCTGTCGGCAAATCCTGTCTTCTTCTCAGATTCGCC GATGATTCGTATGTTGACAGTTACATTAGCACCATTGGAGTTGATTTC AAAATTAGGACTGTGGAGCAGGATGGAAAGACAATCAAGCTGCAAATT TGGGATACTGCTGGACAGGAACGTTTTCGGACTATAACAAGCAGTTACTACAGGGGAGCGCATGGGATTATT ATTGTTTATGATGTAACTGAAATGGAGAGCTTCAACAATGTCAAGCAATGGCTGAATGAAATTGACAGATATGCAAATGAGAGCGTGTGCAAGCTTCTCGTGGGAAACAAATGCGATTTGGTAGAAAACAAGGTCGTGGACACACAGATGGGAAAG GCTCTGGCAGATGAACTAGGTATCCCTTTCCTTGAGACAAGTGCAAAAGACTCCATCAACGTAGAGCAGGCTTTCTTAACGATGGCTGGAGAGATAAAGAAAAAGTAA
- the LOC107004947 gene encoding ras-related protein RABD1 isoform X1, producing the protein MSNEYDYLFKLLLIGDSSVGKSCLLLRFADDSYVDSYISTIGVDFKIRTVEQDGKTIKLQIWDTAGQERFRTITSSYYRGAHGIIIVYDVTEMESFNNVKQWLNEIDRYANESVCKLLVGNKCDLVENKVVDTQMGKALADELGIPFLETSAKDSINVEQAFLTMAGEIKKKMGNQPAGAKRTGSTVQIKGQPIEHKGNCCG; encoded by the exons ATGAGCAACGAATA CGATTACTTGTTCAAACTGTTGTTGATCGGCGATTCTTCTGTCGGCAAATCCTGTCTTCTTCTCAGATTCGCC GATGATTCGTATGTTGACAGTTACATTAGCACCATTGGAGTTGATTTC AAAATTAGGACTGTGGAGCAGGATGGAAAGACAATCAAGCTGCAAATT TGGGATACTGCTGGACAGGAACGTTTTCGGACTATAACAAGCAGTTACTACAGGGGAGCGCATGGGATTATT ATTGTTTATGATGTAACTGAAATGGAGAGCTTCAACAATGTCAAGCAATGGCTGAATGAAATTGACAGATATGCAAATGAGAGCGTGTGCAAGCTTCTCGTGGGAAACAAATGCGATTTGGTAGAAAACAAGGTCGTGGACACACAGATGGGAAAG GCTCTGGCAGATGAACTAGGTATCCCTTTCCTTGAGACAAGTGCAAAAGACTCCATCAACGTAGAGCAGGCTTTCTTAACGATGGCTGGAGAGATAAAGAAAAA AATGGGTAACCAACCAGCTGGAGCAAAGAGGACAGGTAGCACTGTTCAAATCAAGGGACAACCAATTGAGCATAAGGGCAACTGTTGTGGTTAA
- the LOC107008186 gene encoding ras-related protein RABA2a, with amino-acid sequence MARRAEEEYDYLFKVVLIGDSGVGKSNLLSRFTRNEFLLESKSTIGVEFATRTLQVEGRTVKAQIWDTAGQERYRAITSAYYRGALGALLVYDVTKPTTFENVSRWLKELRDHADSNIVIMLIGNKTDLKHLRAVATEDAQSFAEKEGLSFIETSALEATNVEKSFQTILSEIYRIISKKPLSSEEPANANIKEGKTLVVGAEEPAPKKACCSA; translated from the exons ATGGCGAGAAGAGCGGAAGAGGAGTACGATTACTTGTTTAAGGTTGTATTAATCGGCGATTCAGGAGTCGGAAAATCCAACTTGCTTTCCCGATTCACCAGAAATGAGTTTCTCTTGGAGTCCAAATCCACTATCGGCGTTGAATTCGCCACTCGTACACTCCAG GTTGAGGGAAGGACCGTCAAGGCTCAGATTTGGGACACAGCTGGACAGGAGAGATACAGAGCCATTACAAGTGCTTACTATAGGGGTGCTCTTGGAGCTCTTCTGGTATATGATGTGACAAAACCCACTACCTTTGAGAATGTTAGTCGGTGGTTGAAGGAACTGAGGGACCATGCAGATTCAAACATTGTGATTATGCTCATTGGAAACAAAACCGATCTGAAGCATCTCAGAGCAGTTGCTACTGAGGATGCTCAAAGCTTTGCTGAAAAAGAGGGCCTTTCTTTCATTGAAACGTCTGCATTGGAGGCAACAAATGTAGAGAAGTCTTTCCAGACAATTCTTTCAGAAATCTATCGGATAATCAGTAAGAAGCCACTTTCTTCAGAGGAGCCAGCAAATGCTAACATCAAAGAAGGAAAGACTCTTGTTGTTGGGGCAGAGGAGCCTGCTCCCAAGAAGGCATGTTGCTCTGCATAG
- the LOC107004940 gene encoding glucuronoxylan 4-O-methyltransferase 1, which translates to MRPKTHGSVSLKLLLICVFIAFLLLFVLRSTLTLSRVSTSSSKSTCSSPKCNKIPSSVAKSLIHYTTSAITPQQTHKEILVTSKILDKKSPSNFLVFGLGHDSLMWHTLNYGGRTIFLEEDEAWIQQINKRFPMLESYHVTYDSKVNQANVLIEAGKGTECTTIADPRYSMCQLALKGLPSEIYDIKWDLIMVDAPTGYYEDAPGRMTAIYTAGMMARIREDGETHVFVHDVNRDVEDKFSREFLCEGYMKKQVGRLRHFTIPSHKSNLNMPFCP; encoded by the coding sequence ATGAGGCCAAAAACACATGGTTCAGTTAGCCTAAAGCTTCTTCTCATATGTGTTTTCATAGCTTTCTTACTTCTCTTTGTGTTGAGATCAACATTAACATTATCCAGGGTAAGtacatcatcatcaaaaagtaCTTGTTCATCACCAAAATGCAATAAAATTCCATCATCAGTAGCGAAATCACTCATTCACTACACAACCTCAGCTATCACACCACAACAAACACACAAAGAGATATTAGTAACATCCAAGATTCTAGACAAGAAATCACCTAGCAACTTCCTTGTATTTGGTCTTGGACATGATAGCCTAATGTGGCACACACTAAACTATGGAGGACGAACCATCTTCCTCGAAGAAGACGAGGCATGGATACAACAAATCAACAAGAGATTTCCCATGTTGGAGTCCTACCATGTTACATATGACAGTAAAGTGAATCAAGCAAATGTTTTAATAGAAGCAGGGAAAGGAACAGAGTGTACAACTATAGCTGATCCTAGATATTCAATGTGTCAACTTGCCTTAAAGGGTCTACCTAGtgaaatttatgatattaaatgGGATTTAATTATGGTGGATGCACCAACAGGGTACTATGAGGATGCACCAGGAAGAATGACAGCAATTTATACAGCAGGAATGATGGCAAGGATCAGAGAAGATGGAGAGACACATGTGTTTGTGCACGATGTGAATAGGGATGTTGAGGACAAGTTCTCTAGGGAATTTTTGTGTGAGGGATATATGAAGAAACAAGTTGGGAGGTTAAGGCATTTTACAATTCCTAGTCATAAGAGCAACTTGAATATGCCATTTTGCCCCTAG